TTGCGCTTTTCGACAGCCGCCGCGATGGCGCTGGCCGACGATTTCGGCCGGCTGTTCGATCTGCCGGCGCCGCAACGGCTGCTGGCCATGCTGGGCATCCTCGGCCAACTGGCGGAAGACGCGGATGCCGTCGCGTTGTCCAGCGAAGCCTTCGCGCCCGTGGAACGGGATGCGGGCGCGGAACGCATCGACCGTGTGTTGACCCATATTCACCAGTTCTATGCCGAGGAAATCCGGCTGGACGATCTTGCCGATGTCGCCGCCCTCAGCGTGTCGGGAACCCACCGGCTGTTCAGCCGGCACATGCGTACGACGATTTCGGAATACATCATCCGCCTGCGCATCGGCGATGCCTGCGCGCGGCTGTCGGCAACCGGCCAGCCGATCCAGCATATCGCGAGTGCGGTCGGCTATGGCTCGCTCGCCAACTTCAACCGCCAGTTCCGGCGGCTGCGGGGCATGTCTCCGCGGGACTACCGGGCGCGGTTCCGGCTTTAGCGGCCGTCACGCGGGAGCCGGCCGGGCAGAGCGCCTCAGTGCACCGTCGTGCCCACATGCCTGAGCTTATCAGGGTTCCTGACGACGTAGATCGCGTGGATGCAGCCGTCGTCGATTTCCAGTGCAGTGGTCTGGAGGATGTTGCCGCGCTCGATGGTGACGAAGCCCGGTAGGCCGTTGATCACACCATAACGAAGCAGGCGCGACGGTTCCTCGGCAAAAACAGGCGCGAACCGCGCGAAGAAATGCAGGACGTTGTCGAGGCCGGTGAGCGGTTTCTTGCCGGCCGGCGCCTTGCCGCCGCCATCGGCGTATAGCGTCACATCCGCCGCGAGCAAGGTGCGCAGCCTCTCCATTTCGCCATCTCGGGATGCGGCGAGGAAAGCTCGCGCGATCTCGAAGCCATGTTGCTTCGGCACGAGGTAGCGCGGGCGGTCGGCGCGAACATGGATGCGCGCCCGGCGCGCCAGCTGGCGACAAGCCGTGGGCTCGCGGCCGATCGTCGCCGCGACCTCCTCATAGCCGAGGCCGAACACATCGTGCAGCAGGAAGGCTGCACGCTCGAGCGGCGACAGCCGCTCCAACGCCATCAAAAGCGGCAAGGTGACGGTGTCGACCTCCTGGTCGACCTCCTCCACCACCGGTTCCGGCAGCCAGGGACCGACATAGGTCTCGCGCCGGCGCCGGATGGCCTTGAGCCGGTCCAGGCACAGACGCATGACGACCCGACGCAGGAAGGCCTCAGGTTCGTTAACTTCCCGGCGTTCGGTGCCCAGCCAGCGCACGAATGCATCCTGGACGGCGTCTTCGGCATCGGCGACGGAACCCAACATGCGGTAGGCGACACGAAAGAGAACCGGCCGCAGCGGATCGAAGATGGCGGTGGCGTCCTTGTCCATGCCGGTATCGTCAGGCAGCCTTTTTCGCTTCGGCCGGGTGAACGCGGCGGAAGCCGATGTTGATGCGGTTCCACGCGTTGGTCAACGCAATCAGCAGCGACAGTTTCACCTGCTCGGCCTCGTTGAACTGTGCTTGCAGGGTTTTGTAGGCGTCGTTCGGCGCATGGGTCTGGGACACAAGTGTCAGGGCTTCGGTCCATTCCAGCGCTGCCCGCTCGCGGGCGGAATAGAGCGTGGATTCGCGCCAGGCACTCAGAAGATGAAGGCGGTCCTCCGATTCACCCTGTTTGCGCGCGTCTTCAACGTGATGGTGGATGCAGAAGGTGCAGCCATTGATCTGTGCCGCCCGCGTCATCACCAGTTCCTTCAGCAAGGGTTCCAGCTCGTCATCCTGGATGGTTTTGCCAATCTCGATCCAGGGCTTCATAGCCGCGGGGTTGGCGGTAAAGGGGTTCGGCCTTTGTGCCATAGTCGTCTCCTGTCGCAATCGTACAGACATGACGACCGGCTGCCGCGTTTTGTGACATGCGGCGTGACCTTTTTCGCCCAAGGGACGCTTATCGACGACAGGCCGCGGCACTGGAAGATGGCACGGCCGGGCGGCTATGCCTGGCTGAGCAGCGCGTCGTTGAGGGCTGCCATGTCCTTCTCGTCCGGCTGGATTTTCAGGGACAGCACCGGCAGGCGCGCCCGCATATGGTCGTGATGGGTGCGCACGCCATATTCGAGGTCGGACAGGTAGAAGCCGGCGAAGGCTTCCGACTGCATGGATTCGTTCGACCAGACGGAAAGCTGCACGTCCTCGGCCATGGTGTCGCGGTCGATGCGGAAGGCGAGATAACGCGCCGCCGCCTGTTCGCGGCTTTCCTCGGCGTGGCGGTAGATGGCGCCGCGCAGCAGGGTCTCGCCGGTCGAGAGCGGGAACTCCTGGTAGAACTGCACGGATTCCGGCGTCACCGCGATCACCGCATTGGGGAAGATGCCGTAATAGATCCAGGCCTTCTTCAGCATGTCGGGCAGATGCGCCGGCTCGGGTGCGATGGCGACGTAGTTCTTCACGCTCCAGCGGCGGCCGGCATGCGGATTGTAGGTGGCGAAGGAGCGCGAGACGCCATTGACGAAGGGTTCGTCGTAGTAGGTCGAGCCGTAGAGGTCCTGCAGCGCCGGATGCGCCATGGCGACGTGATAGCCTTCATTGTCGACGTCGCGTACCGACTTCCAGTTGACCGGGCTTTTCTGGGTCCAGATGCCCCAGGACGGCACCATGTCGGCAGCACAATAGGGCGCGATCTCGGCCTCGATCGGCTTCAAGAGTTCCGCCACCGAAGGCTGCGGTCCACCGTCGCGGAAGCGGATGAAGATAAAACCCATCCAGATTTCGAGGTCGAGCGGCCTCAGCCCGAACTCGGTCTTGTCGAGTTCGGGGAAGGAGCGCGGGCGGGCGGCGCCGCGCAGGGTGCCGTCGAGATTGTAGACCCAGCCATGGAAAGGGCAGACCAGCGCGTTGGCGCAATGGCCCTGGCTGTCGGCCACCACGCGGCTGCCGCGATGCCGGCACAGATTGTGGAAACCGCGCACGACGCCGTCCTTGCCGCGCACGATGAGCGCGCGCTCGCCGATGACATCCATGGTCAGATAGTCGCCGGGGTTTGGCATGTCGGAGACATGGCCGGCGATCTGCCAGTGGGTGCGGAACAGATGCTGCTTTTCCAGTTCCAGAAACGCATCCGAGTGATAGCTCCAGCCGGGCAGGCCCTTGCGATCCCAGTCATTGGGGACGGCTACGTCGCGGATATGCGGGTTCATGGAGAGAGCTTTCTTATTGAATATTCATTCAATAAAAGCATATTTTACATTGAAATGCAATGAGTTGTGAGATTTCGAATTCAAGTCACGTGAAATGTGAATGGCGGCCGACGGGAATTTTTCCCGTCTTTCCCGGCACTTAATCGCCATCCGGCGCGCGTGGATTTTTGTTGGAACGGCGACGGGAAAAGGCCGACATGACGCGCCTTCCGCGCCCGCCATCCCGGGCGCGTGCGACCGCGCGGCGCGCCCATGCCGAAGCCAGCCGACCGCCAAAGGCCGCCGGCCTCCAAAGTGCGTCGAAGGCGAACGGATGCAGCGTTGCGGAGATTATCCGGCCTTGGCGGGAACCTTCGGCTTAGCGGCCTTCTTGGGTGCCGGCTTGGCGGCCTTGACCGCTGCCGCCGGCGCCTTTGCCACCTTGGCTGGGGCAGCCTTCGCAAGCGCGGCGGGCGCCTTTGCAGCCTTGGCCGCTGTGGCCTTGGCAGGAGCCTTCGCCGGTTTCGCGGCAGCCGCCTTGGCGGGTTTCGCGCTGGCGGCGCGCTTCCCGGGCTTCTTGTCTTCCGCCTCGATTTCACCCGCGGCCTGATGCCAATGCCGCTCGTCGGCGCCGTGCGGCCTGCCTTCGCGTTCCCAGATCGCATGGGCTCGTTGCCGGATGCGTTCTTGTCTTTCATCTGCCATTAGGAAGTCTCCCGAGCTCGATCGACGCCCGCGCGACATGGCCGGAAACCATGCGCAGCCGCAGGTTGAACGCCGTCATATTCACGCAAGGCGATGATCGTGGCAAGCCCGGCGCGAAACCGGGAAATGACGGGTGGGAGGCACCTGATTGGTGATCCCGACAGGAATCGAACCTGTGACCTACAGATTAGGAATCTGCCGCTCTATCCTACTGAGCTACGGGACCACGCGGGCGAACACATAGCCGTTTCAGGCCGCTTCGCCAAGGGCCGAGCGAAGGGAACGCCCGTGCCGC
The genomic region above belongs to Mesorhizobium terrae and contains:
- a CDS encoding helix-turn-helix domain-containing protein translates to MKPYLERVPASPDSSWSMLNRRLDDGIPFQWHHHPELELTLTLNSRGHRFIGDHVGSFDGIDLVLVGPNLPHTWSSSERLDPALPHVALVIWFRQEWIETITRSSVEFGAVAALVARAGAGLRFSTAAAMALADDFGRLFDLPAPQRLLAMLGILGQLAEDADAVALSSEAFAPVERDAGAERIDRVLTHIHQFYAEEIRLDDLADVAALSVSGTHRLFSRHMRTTISEYIIRLRIGDACARLSATGQPIQHIASAVGYGSLANFNRQFRRLRGMSPRDYRARFRL
- a CDS encoding DUF2934 domain-containing protein; protein product: MADERQERIRQRAHAIWEREGRPHGADERHWHQAAGEIEAEDKKPGKRAASAKPAKAAAAKPAKAPAKATAAKAAKAPAALAKAAPAKVAKAPAAAVKAAKPAPKKAAKPKVPAKAG
- a CDS encoding aromatic ring-hydroxylating oxygenase subunit alpha translates to MNPHIRDVAVPNDWDRKGLPGWSYHSDAFLELEKQHLFRTHWQIAGHVSDMPNPGDYLTMDVIGERALIVRGKDGVVRGFHNLCRHRGSRVVADSQGHCANALVCPFHGWVYNLDGTLRGAARPRSFPELDKTEFGLRPLDLEIWMGFIFIRFRDGGPQPSVAELLKPIEAEIAPYCAADMVPSWGIWTQKSPVNWKSVRDVDNEGYHVAMAHPALQDLYGSTYYDEPFVNGVSRSFATYNPHAGRRWSVKNYVAIAPEPAHLPDMLKKAWIYYGIFPNAVIAVTPESVQFYQEFPLSTGETLLRGAIYRHAEESREQAAARYLAFRIDRDTMAEDVQLSVWSNESMQSEAFAGFYLSDLEYGVRTHHDHMRARLPVLSLKIQPDEKDMAALNDALLSQA
- a CDS encoding carboxymuconolactone decarboxylase family protein — encoded protein: MAQRPNPFTANPAAMKPWIEIGKTIQDDELEPLLKELVMTRAAQINGCTFCIHHHVEDARKQGESEDRLHLLSAWRESTLYSARERAALEWTEALTLVSQTHAPNDAYKTLQAQFNEAEQVKLSLLIALTNAWNRINIGFRRVHPAEAKKAA
- a CDS encoding sigma-70 family RNA polymerase sigma factor, with translation MDKDATAIFDPLRPVLFRVAYRMLGSVADAEDAVQDAFVRWLGTERREVNEPEAFLRRVVMRLCLDRLKAIRRRRETYVGPWLPEPVVEEVDQEVDTVTLPLLMALERLSPLERAAFLLHDVFGLGYEEVAATIGREPTACRQLARRARIHVRADRPRYLVPKQHGFEIARAFLAASRDGEMERLRTLLAADVTLYADGGGKAPAGKKPLTGLDNVLHFFARFAPVFAEEPSRLLRYGVINGLPGFVTIERGNILQTTALEIDDGCIHAIYVVRNPDKLRHVGTTVH